GATCGTATTCGGGAAGTTGAATATCTGGTAGGGGTGGGTATTGTATATCGCTATAATGGCTAACGGGTTGGGCTACGGCAACATTGCGAGTGATGATAGTCAAACTAACCGTTACAAGTGCTATGAGTAACCATTGAAAAGATTTTTTAAGTTTATTCATAATAAATTGGAGATTGTTTTTGCTGATGGGCAAAAAAATATTGATAACGTTTCCTATTCTATTGACTTCTCCACGGATTAAAATGACGTGGATTCTAAGCAGATGTCGCAACACAGGTTAAAACCTGTTCGCTGTGCTTACGATATGATTTAGCTAAATTGTTAACATCATACCGTTTGGGGAGAGTCAATGCTCCCCTACGCACCTTGGCTAAGTCTAAACCTAGCTGTGTGCTTACTTTTTTTAATATATTAATCGCTCCGTTGCAATCAGCATTGATGGTTTTACCATTAGAAATTCTGTACAATCCACGCTCTACTCTTTTTCCACTAAACTTATACTCCTTGGGTTTTTCACCATATTTTGGTAATAAGTCTCCGTCTAAAAAAGAGCTTTTGCTGGTGTAACTTTCTTCAGTTTCAGTAAACAGAATGCCTACTTCCCCTGCTAATTCCTTAATTCGATTTTTTAACCTCGCTGTGGGTAATTGGACAAAGTTTTGATTATTTCTTTTACCTAGATTAGCTTCAGTTTTAACTCCTTGCCCCCAACCAAATACTATATTGCCTATTTTATGAGCAAGGCAGTAATTGATTAAAAATCGAGCATACTTATTCACAGTATCCCTAATTTGACAATTCCGTTTGTGAATCACCTCGTCTAAATTTTCATCCCAATAAAACTCTGATTTACCTTCCTTATATTTAGCTACAAATTTATTATATTTTTGGTTAGTAAACTTTAGACGCTTACCACAAAGAATAAAACTTTTACCCTCAGTGCTAACTACTGTGAGAAGGTTCGACACTCCACTATCAATGCCCATAGCTTGAGAATAGTCTAGTCCTGTAGCTTTTTGCTCTGGAGACTTATATACAAATTCTGCCCACAATTTCCCATTACTAGGAATAATTCTAAGCTCGGCGATATTGTCTTTAGTTATTCCTTTCCCACAAGGAATACTTAACCTCCCTGTAATTAATTCATCTTTTTGACTTTTTGGAATAGAGATATAACAGTGCTTACCATCAGCCGTAAATCTTAGATTTTGACCTGTAAAAACCACTGGGTACATACCATTTTTGCGGTAAGTAGGTAGCTTTGGTTTATTTAATAACTCACCTTTAAACCACATAGGTAAAAGTTTGTTGTAGGCTTTGAATCCCTCCACCGATGATTTGATGGTTTGTTGAGCTTGGCTTCCTCCTATAGCTTGATAATGAGAGTTATTTTGAAGTTCCTTGCACAACTGGGGATAACTAACTTTTACTTTTGACAACTTTAAACTTGTTCGATACAAGTCGTTTTTGTCAAAAAAAGTCTTTACAAGACACTGTTCAAAATGAGCTTGTCTAACAACATAAACTGCCACGTTATACAACTTATTGGATTGTTCACAAGCAAATTTTAAATAAGCATGACACTCATCATCAATATTATTAGTTAATAGTGTTTTAACTGTTTTATAATACATACATAAATTATAACATCGTTTAAATATAAAATGGCAGTTAAAACTAAATATTTGGGAGTAAAGTTATCGGAGAAAAGATTTCTTAAACTGAAAAAATATGCTCAATTAAAAGATATGACTATGACCCAAATAATTGAGTCATATATTGATCGTATTAGCTTGGACAAGGTATAGGCATAAATTTATTCTGCAATGTTCGTTTTGCCACCCGTTAAAACAGGTGGCTATTTCTCACTCTTTGTTCTTGGTATCAATTATTTGTTGGCAATTCTCCTGTACCATTGCAAAATACGCAAGTCTCTTCTCTTTGTATTTCCCCTGTGCAGTCTCTAATATCTACATATCCTTTCCCTTCACAGTGGTTACAAGTAAATCTTTTTGGCGAGTTTTGTTGATTCATGATTGATTATTTAGCTAATTTGAAGAATTGTTTTTTCTTTGGAAGGATAGTTATTTTCTTTGATTAGTTTTTCTAAATTTATAATTCTTTTTTTGGGTAAAGGATGACTAGATAAAAAAGCAATTTCTGGATTAGTTTTTTCTTCTTTATTTAGACGAAGGAAAAAGTCTGTGGCTCCATTAATGTGACCATAGTATTGATATAGTAAATTAAGACCAAATAAATCAGCCTTTTTTTCTTGGTTTTGATTATATTGTGCATTAACTATTAAGTTTGTCAAGTCTGCTCCTGATTGTAATATTTCCGAGCCGCCCAAAAAATAATTAATTACCATTTTCATCAAGATTAGATTGCCAATACTTCTTAAATGATCTCGATGGGCAAAATGTCCTATTTCATGACCTAAAATCATTACCAATTCATTTTCTGATTCAATTTTTTCTAATAAACCCTGATAAATAACTATTTTATCTCCCGGAAGGGCGATCGCATTTACCACATCCTCTGAAACATAAATAACTTGATAATCTCTTTTTTCAGGAGTATCAAGAGGCAATTTTTGCTCTATTTTATCTAATAGCTTATTTAGTTGTATTTGAGTATTATTAATTTGATTTCCTTGTTCAAAATCACCTAATATTAATGCACCTATTTTTTGCTCAAAAGAAACAGGAATAAAATCAACTAAATGATTAGACAAAGCAAATAAACCATACAAAATTAGAGTGATCATAGTAGCAAACATAATCAATACTATGATGATTTGTTTATTATTAGTATCTAAATTGCGATCGTGTATAGGAGAAGAATAAGGCATATTTATTAATCACTTTTAACAGGGCGAAAAGGATTTAAAAAATTCATCAAAGGATAAAGACTGCGAGACTGTATCCACAACTTTCCATTACCACTAAAACGACAAACTAAACCCTCTCCCCCTAATATACCCGTACGCAAATTCTTAAAAGATAAACCACCCATGATCTCCACCTGATAATTAAGGGTATCCTCAAAAGCCACAATATATCCTGTATCTACCACATAGTTTCCTCGAACATCTACCTCCAAAATAGCACCATAGGAACTAAACCAGACATCACCCTGTCCAGTTGCTCGTAATAAAAACAAAGATTCGCCACTAAAAAAGCCCTTAAAACCTTGAAACTGTGTATCAATTTCCACATTAGAACCACAAGCCACAAAACCCGATGACTGTATCATCAAATTATTATTTCCTGTCAATAAATAATGGGCCACATCTCCCGGCTCCCCCGGAGATAAATATAATTCCCCTGCCTGATTTTGAGCAGTAAATTCACTCAAAAATAGTGACTCTCCCCCCAACATTCTGCCAATACTTTTACCTAATCCCCCTTTCATTTTCGACTTCATTTTAATACAAGAATCCATTGCTGCCATGGCTCCAGATTCCACCATTACCATTTGATTCGCCCGTAGGCTGAGTATCAAAAAAGCATAAGCAGGATTATGCTCAACTCGATAATTAATCTCTGATTTATTCAACATAATTTGATAATATTTTTTGGCTATTTTGATTACTTAATTTACTTATCTTGGTGGTAACTGAGGCCCAATGGTGACACCAAAATTTTTCGGGCTATGGGTTTGACAATATAATTTGCCTTTACCATAAAAGCGACAAACCAAACCCTCCCCTCCCAAAAATGAACCTAGTAAACTAGAACTAGCCTTAGTAATTTTAAAATCTAAAGTTTTTTCAAAGGCGACAATATGCCCTGTATCAACTACATACTCTCCATCCACATCAATTTCGTAAATACCCCCAAAAGAGGTGAGAATCACAGCACCATAACCGCTAATTTGTAGCCAAAAAATAGCCTCCCCCGAGAAAAAAGATTTAAGTCCCTGAAAACCCAAATCTATCTCTACCCCCGAAGCACAGGCCAAATAAGAGCCTGATTGCACTACCAACTCGTTGCCCGTCATTTCATAAACTACTATATCTCCCATGAGATGGGGAGCAAGATAAATTTCCCCGTTGGGTTGGTAGCAACGAAAAACACTCAAAAATAATGATTCTCCTGCCATCATTCTTTTTAAACCCCCGAGGATACCGCCTCCTTTGCCCTGTCTGAGGGTGGTACTGGCATTGATAAAGTCGCTCATGGCAATCATGCTCCCTGCCTCGGCGAGTAATTCTTCTTGGGCATCGAGAGTTATCTTGGCGATCGCACTGTCGGGCTGTTGTAATATTTCAATATTCATAAAAAAATCAAATTAACGAACCTTGGGACGTAAAAAACCAACCAAACCGGGAATACTACGGGATTGAAGGTAAATAGTACCCCTGCCCGTAATACGATTAACAAAACCTTCCCCAGAAGTCATAGAAGCCAATAAATTACCAGATAGGGCAATATTCATTTTTAGATCACCCTCATAGGCAACCAAATGGGTATTATCCACAATAAAATCCCCACTAACTTCCCTAGAAGTTAAACCACCATAACACCCAAATAAAACCTGCCCACTGCCTGTAAATTGGAGTTTAAATAAACCCTCCCCAGCAAACCAACTCGAAAAACCAGCCCAACGCACCCCCATTTTTGCTCCCGGAGTGTGGGCAATATAAGCCCCCGGTTGCATATAAAAAGGTTTTGAACTTAACTTTTTATGTTCAATATCCCCAATCATTGGCTGAGATAAAATAACCGTTTGAGGAATACCTGTATTATTTTGAAAAACATTAACAAATAATGATTCTCCGCCCAAAAACTTACGAATCAGAGCCGAAAAAAAACCTCCTGAAAATTCGGTTTTCATGGTTATTCCCGCATCCATACTAATCATTGCCCCTGCTTCTGCGGTAATTTTTTCCCTCGGTTGTAGGGTGACAAAAATAGTGGCAAAGGCAGGACGATAACGAATACTACACTCCACAAAATTCTCTCTCTTTTCTCGAAATTTGTTATTTAATGTAATTTATTTTTTTGGTGACAAATCAACTACATTACAAAACTTTTTATATTACAAAAGTAATCTACCTCTAAAAGTTATATTCTCGGTACAGTAAAACGAAACTCAGAGCCATAATTTAGGTTCGACTCCACCTTTATAGTTCCCCCGTTTTTAGTGACAAATTCCTTACACAATAGTAATCCTAGTCCTGTTCCCCTTTCTCCTTCAGTACCCGGTTTACTAGAACAAAATTCGATTTCAAACAAGTTTTCCACTTGTTCAGGAGTCATACCTACCCCCGTATCACGGATGACAACCTGCATTAAATGGTCATCTTCAATGCTCGAAGATACCGTAATTTTTTCCCCTGCATGACTAAATTTAATGGCATTATTGATTATATTTTGAATTACGGATTGTAACATAATCGGATCGGCATAGACATTTTCTCCCTTGATCACTTCATTAACTAAAGTGATGTTTTTGTGGGAAGCAGTGCCAGAGAGTAAAGAGACGACATCTTTAACCACATCATAAAGATGAATGGTTTTTGGGCGCCAAGGTAAATTGCCCATTTCTAACATCGACCATTGCAATAAATTTTCTAATAATTTAAAGGTGGCTTTTCCTGTGTCGTAGATGTCTGTGCTAATTTCCTTAATTTGTTCTGGGGATAAATCATCAATGTCATTATTTAAAATTTGGGCAAATCCCAACATGGAGTTAAAAGGGGATTTTAAATCATGGGCAATAATAGAAAAGAAACGATCTTTTCCCGCATTGATTCTTCTCAATTCCTTGGTGTAGTTTTGTAGTTTTTTAAACGATAGCCTCAACTCTAGTTGAGTAATAACTTGTTTTGCGAGGATTCTTAAAGCATTTTTTTGATCTTCATTGAGGGTTTTTGGTTTGGTATCAATGGCGCACAGA
The sequence above is a segment of the Cyanobacterium stanieri PCC 7202 genome. Coding sequences within it:
- a CDS encoding transposase (PFAM: Probable transposase~TIGRFAM: transposase, IS605 OrfB family, central region~COGs: COG0675 Transposase and inactivated derivatives~InterPro IPR010095~KEGG: mar:MAE_33840 transposase~PFAM: transposase IS605 OrfB~SPTR: Transposase, IS605 OrfB;~TIGRFAM: transposase, IS605 OrfB family) codes for the protein MYYKTVKTLLTNNIDDECHAYLKFACEQSNKLYNVAVYVVRQAHFEQCLVKTFFDKNDLYRTSLKLSKVKVSYPQLCKELQNNSHYQAIGGSQAQQTIKSSVEGFKAYNKLLPMWFKGELLNKPKLPTYRKNGMYPVVFTGQNLRFTADGKHCYISIPKSQKDELITGRLSIPCGKGITKDNIAELRIIPSNGKLWAEFVYKSPEQKATGLDYSQAMGIDSGVSNLLTVVSTEGKSFILCGKRLKFTNQKYNKFVAKYKEGKSEFYWDENLDEVIHKRNCQIRDTVNKYARFLINYCLAHKIGNIVFGWGQGVKTEANLGKRNNQNFVQLPTARLKNRIKELAGEVGILFTETEESYTSKSSFLDGDLLPKYGEKPKEYKFSGKRVERGLYRISNGKTINADCNGAINILKKVSTQLGLDLAKVRRGALTLPKRYDVNNLAKSYRKHSEQVLTCVATSA
- a CDS encoding CopG domain protein DNA-binding domain protein (KEGG: cyc:PCC7424_3143 CopG domain protein DNA-binding domain protein~SPTR: CopG domain protein DNA-binding domain protein) yields the protein MAVKTKYLGVKLSEKRFLKLKKYAQLKDMTMTQIIESYIDRISLDKV
- a CDS encoding hypothetical protein (KEGG: cyc:PCC7424_1491 chaperone DnaJ domain-containing protein~SPTR: Chaperone DnaJ domain-containing protein;~manually curated); the protein is MNQQNSPKRFTCNHCEGKGYVDIRDCTGEIQREETCVFCNGTGELPTNN
- a CDS encoding peptidase M48 Ste24p (PFAM: Peptidase family M48~COGs: COG4783 Putative Zn-dependent protease contains TPR repeats~InterPro IPR001915~KEGG: cyh:Cyan8802_0070 peptidase M48 Ste24p~PFAM: peptidase M48 Ste24p~SPTR: Peptidase, M48 family); amino-acid sequence: MPYSSPIHDRNLDTNNKQIIIVLIMFATMITLILYGLFALSNHLVDFIPVSFEQKIGALILGDFEQGNQINNTQIQLNKLLDKIEQKLPLDTPEKRDYQVIYVSEDVVNAIALPGDKIVIYQGLLEKIESENELVMILGHEIGHFAHRDHLRSIGNLILMKMVINYFLGGSEILQSGADLTNLIVNAQYNQNQEKKADLFGLNLLYQYYGHINGATDFFLRLNKEEKTNPEIAFLSSHPLPKKRIINLEKLIKENNYPSKEKTILQIS
- a CDS encoding protein of unknown function DUF124 (PFAM: Protein of unknown function DUF124~TIGRFAM: TIGR00266 family protein~COGs: COG2013 conserved hypothetical protein~InterPro IPR002838:IPR018108~KEGG: ter:Tery_0507 hypothetical protein~PFAM: protein of unknown function DUF124~SPTR: Putative uncharacterized protein), with protein sequence MLNKSEINYRVEHNPAYAFLILSLRANQMVMVESGAMAAMDSCIKMKSKMKGGLGKSIGRMLGGESLFLSEFTAQNQAGELYLSPGEPGDVAHYLLTGNNNLMIQSSGFVACGSNVEIDTQFQGFKGFFSGESLFLLRATGQGDVWFSSYGAILEVDVRGNYVVDTGYIVAFEDTLNYQVEIMGGLSFKNLRTGILGGEGLVCRFSGNGKLWIQSRSLYPLMNFLNPFRPVKSD
- a CDS encoding protein of unknown function DUF124 (PFAM: Protein of unknown function DUF124~TIGRFAM: TIGR00266 family protein~COGs: COG2013 conserved hypothetical protein~InterPro IPR002838~KEGG: cyh:Cyan8802_0068 protein of unknown function DUF124~PFAM: protein of unknown function DUF124~SPTR: Putative uncharacterized protein), coding for MNIEILQQPDSAIAKITLDAQEELLAEAGSMIAMSDFINASTTLRQGKGGGILGGLKRMMAGESLFLSVFRCYQPNGEIYLAPHLMGDIVVYEMTGNELVVQSGSYLACASGVEIDLGFQGLKSFFSGEAIFWLQISGYGAVILTSFGGIYEIDVDGEYVVDTGHIVAFEKTLDFKITKASSSLLGSFLGGEGLVCRFYGKGKLYCQTHSPKNFGVTIGPQLPPR
- a CDS encoding protein of unknown function DUF124 (PFAM: Protein of unknown function DUF124~TIGRFAM: TIGR00266 family protein~COGs: COG2013 conserved hypothetical protein~InterPro IPR002838~KEGG: syp:SYNPCC7002_A1367 hypothetical protein~PFAM: protein of unknown function DUF124~SPTR: Putative uncharacterized protein) encodes the protein MECSIRYRPAFATIFVTLQPREKITAEAGAMISMDAGITMKTEFSGGFFSALIRKFLGGESLFVNVFQNNTGIPQTVILSQPMIGDIEHKKLSSKPFYMQPGAYIAHTPGAKMGVRWAGFSSWFAGEGLFKLQFTGSGQVLFGCYGGLTSREVSGDFIVDNTHLVAYEGDLKMNIALSGNLLASMTSGEGFVNRITGRGTIYLQSRSIPGLVGFLRPKVR
- a CDS encoding GAF sensor signal transduction histidine kinase (PFAM: Histidine kinase-, DNA gyrase B-, and HSP90-like ATPase; GAF domain; His Kinase A (phosphoacceptor) domain~COGs: COG0642 Signal transduction histidine kinase~InterProIPR003018:IPR003661:IPR003594:IPR005467:IPR 004358~KEGG: aci:ACIAD3176 putative sensory transduction histidine kinase~PFAM: ATP-binding region ATPase domain protein; GAF domain protein; histidine kinase A domain protein~SMART: ATP-binding region ATPase domain protein; GAF domain protein; histidine kinase A domain protein~SPTR: Sensor protein) is translated as MKIAPVPDNEKARINALLSYDILDTEFEEVYDEIAELASSICETPIALVSLVDETRQWFKAKIGLKARETSRDVAFCTHAILEEELLIVEDATQDERFADNPLVLKNPSIRFYAGAPLINPDGFALGTLCAIDTKPKTLNEDQKNALRILAKQVITQLELRLSFKKLQNYTKELRRINAGKDRFFSIIAHDLKSPFNSMLGFAQILNNDIDDLSPEQIKEISTDIYDTGKATFKLLENLLQWSMLEMGNLPWRPKTIHLYDVVKDVVSLLSGTASHKNITLVNEVIKGENVYADPIMLQSVIQNIINNAIKFSHAGEKITVSSSIEDDHLMQVVIRDTGVGMTPEQVENLFEIEFCSSKPGTEGERGTGLGLLLCKEFVTKNGGTIKVESNLNYGSEFRFTVPRI